One Streptomyces sp. P9-A2 DNA window includes the following coding sequences:
- a CDS encoding HSP90 family protein, translated as MDSQISQAPQASGPPSSPHTFQVDLRGLVDLLSHHLYSSPKVYLRELLQNAVDAITARRAEDPDAPARVRLSVEAGALRVEDTGVGLTEADMHRLLATIGRSSKRAEGLQEARSDFLGQFGIGLLACFVVAERIRVVSRSSRTPDAPPVEWTARDDGSYTVRTLPHGARPEPGTTVHLVARAGSAEWLAEERVLSLARDFGSLLPYDVRVGEEAVTELPAPWDRAYPSPAARRVALARHCHDLFGFTPLDSIDLDVPLAGVRGVAYVLPSAVSPVRRAGHRVHLKGMLLTERAEELLPDWAFFVRCVLDTDSLRPTASRESLYEDETLAGVREALGERVRGWLTGLAAGDPERLTAFLSVHHLGVKALARHDREMLRTMLPWLPFETTDGRLSLEEFAQRHPMVHFTRTVEEYRQVAPIASAQGIGVVNGGYTYDSELVEALPAVRPGTVVAELDAETVTAHLDAVDPAEELALSGFLAAARARLDPLGCDVVLRAFHPLSVPALHLDDRESRHEQARAEAESGADDLWAGILGSLRGSAPRARLVLNHLNPLVRRIGSLGDPELIGTATESLYGQALLMAQRQLRPADSALLNRAFLGLLEWATHDDESTGGSHR; from the coding sequence ATGGACTCCCAGATCTCTCAGGCACCCCAGGCATCCGGTCCGCCCTCATCACCCCATACGTTCCAGGTCGACCTCCGCGGCCTGGTGGACCTGCTCTCCCATCACCTCTATTCCAGTCCCAAGGTCTATCTGCGCGAGCTGCTGCAGAACGCGGTGGACGCCATCACCGCCCGCCGCGCCGAGGATCCGGACGCCCCCGCCCGGGTGCGGCTGTCCGTGGAGGCGGGCGCACTGCGGGTGGAGGACACCGGCGTCGGCCTCACCGAGGCGGACATGCACCGTCTGCTCGCCACCATCGGGCGCAGTTCCAAGCGCGCCGAGGGTCTGCAGGAGGCCCGCTCGGACTTCCTCGGGCAGTTCGGCATCGGGCTGCTCGCCTGCTTCGTGGTGGCCGAGCGGATCCGCGTGGTCAGCCGCAGCTCGCGGACGCCCGACGCGCCGCCCGTGGAGTGGACGGCACGCGACGACGGTTCGTACACGGTGCGGACGCTGCCGCACGGGGCGCGGCCCGAACCGGGCACCACCGTGCACCTGGTGGCGCGGGCCGGGTCCGCCGAGTGGCTGGCCGAGGAGCGGGTCCTGTCGCTGGCCCGGGACTTCGGCTCGCTGCTGCCGTACGACGTACGGGTGGGCGAGGAGGCGGTCACCGAGCTGCCCGCGCCCTGGGACCGCGCGTATCCGAGCCCCGCGGCCCGCAGGGTGGCGCTCGCCCGGCACTGTCACGACCTGTTCGGCTTCACCCCGCTGGACTCCATCGACCTGGACGTGCCGCTGGCCGGGGTGCGCGGAGTGGCGTACGTGCTGCCCTCGGCGGTCAGTCCGGTCCGGCGCGCGGGGCACCGCGTGCACCTGAAGGGCATGCTGCTGACCGAGCGGGCCGAAGAGCTGCTGCCCGACTGGGCCTTCTTCGTGCGCTGCGTCCTGGACACGGACAGTCTGCGGCCCACGGCCTCACGCGAGTCGCTGTACGAGGACGAGACGCTGGCCGGGGTCCGCGAGGCGCTGGGCGAGCGGGTCCGCGGCTGGCTGACCGGACTGGCCGCCGGTGACCCGGAGCGGCTCACGGCGTTCCTGTCGGTGCACCACCTGGGGGTGAAGGCGCTGGCGCGGCACGACCGGGAGATGCTGCGCACCATGCTGCCCTGGCTGCCGTTCGAGACGACGGACGGGCGGCTGTCCCTGGAGGAGTTCGCGCAGCGGCACCCGATGGTGCACTTCACCCGGACGGTCGAGGAGTACCGGCAGGTCGCGCCGATCGCGTCCGCGCAGGGCATCGGCGTGGTCAACGGCGGTTACACGTACGACAGCGAGCTGGTCGAGGCGCTGCCGGCGGTGCGGCCGGGCACCGTGGTCGCCGAGCTGGACGCGGAGACGGTCACCGCCCATCTGGACGCGGTGGACCCGGCCGAGGAGCTGGCCCTGTCGGGCTTCCTCGCCGCCGCGCGGGCCAGACTGGATCCGCTGGGCTGTGACGTCGTCCTGCGCGCGTTCCACCCGCTGTCCGTGCCCGCGCTGCACCTGGACGACCGGGAGTCCCGGCACGAACAGGCGCGTGCCGAGGCGGAGTCGGGGGCCGACGACCTGTGGGCCGGCATTCTCGGCTCGCTGCGCGGCAGTGCCCCGCGGGCACGCCTGGTGCTCAATCATCTCAACCCGCTGGTGCGGCGGATCGGTTCGCTGGGCGACCCCGAACTCATCGGCACCGCGACCGAGTCGCTGTACGGGCAGGCGCTGCTCATGGCGCAGCGGCAGCTGCGGCCGGCCGACTCGGCGCTGCTCAACCGGGCGTTCCTCGGCCTGCTGGAGTGGGCCACCCACGACGACGAGTCCACGGGGGGCTCCCACCGATGA
- the recG gene encoding ATP-dependent DNA helicase RecG: MDPVPALQEPFQDPLQQPLKSVLGPPTAKVMAEHLGLHTVGDLLHHYPRRYEERGQLTHLADLPMDEHVTVVAQVADARLHTFASAKAPRGKGQRLEVTITDGSGRLQLVFFGSGVHKPHKELLPGTRAMFAGKVSVFNRRLQLAHPAYELLRGDPEESVETWAGALIPLYPATAKLESWKIGKALQTVLPHARDAVDPLPGTLREGRGLLPLPEALLKIHRPHTRADAEDARARLKWDEAFVLQVALARRRHTDTLLPAVARRPRPDGLLAAFDDRLPFTLTDGQRKVSGEIFADLATEHPMHRLLQGEVGSGKTLVALRAMLAVVDAGGQAAMLAPTEVLAQQHHRSITEMMGELAEGGMLGGAENATKVVLLTGSMGVAARRHALLDLVTGEAGLVIGTHALIEDKVQFHDLGLVVVDEQHRFGVEQRDALRGKGKQPPHLLVMTATPIPRTVAMTVFGDLETSVLDQLPAGRSPIASHVVPAADKPHFLARAWERVREEAENGHQAYVVCPRIGDEEDDPKKAGKAKPASSADDAEKRPPLAVLDVAAHLAGGPLSGLRVEVLHGRMQPDDKDAVMRRFAAGETDVLVATTVIEVGVNVPNATAMVIMDADRFGVSQLHQLRGRVGRGSAPGLCLLVTEMPGASPARQRLGAVAGTLDGFELSRLDLEQRREGDVLGQAQSGTRSSLRMLAVIDDEEIIAQAREEATAVVAADPELERLPGLRTALAALLDDEREQYLEKG; the protein is encoded by the coding sequence ATGGATCCCGTGCCCGCACTGCAAGAACCGTTCCAGGACCCACTGCAACAGCCGCTGAAGTCGGTGCTCGGCCCTCCCACCGCGAAGGTGATGGCCGAGCACCTCGGCCTGCACACGGTCGGCGACCTCCTCCACCACTACCCCCGCAGATACGAGGAGCGCGGCCAGCTCACCCACCTCGCCGACCTCCCCATGGACGAGCACGTCACCGTGGTCGCCCAGGTCGCCGACGCCCGCCTGCACACCTTCGCCTCCGCCAAGGCCCCGCGCGGCAAGGGCCAGCGCCTGGAGGTCACCATCACGGACGGCAGCGGCCGGCTCCAGCTCGTCTTCTTCGGCAGCGGAGTCCACAAGCCGCACAAGGAACTCCTGCCGGGCACCCGCGCGATGTTCGCCGGCAAGGTATCCGTCTTCAACCGCCGCCTCCAGCTCGCCCACCCCGCGTACGAGTTGCTGCGGGGCGATCCGGAGGAGAGCGTCGAGACCTGGGCCGGCGCCCTCATCCCGCTCTACCCGGCCACCGCCAAACTGGAGTCCTGGAAGATCGGCAAGGCGCTCCAGACCGTTCTGCCCCACGCCCGGGACGCCGTGGACCCCCTCCCCGGCACGCTGCGCGAGGGGCGCGGTCTGCTCCCGCTCCCCGAGGCCCTGCTGAAGATCCACCGCCCGCACACCAGGGCGGACGCCGAGGACGCCCGCGCCCGCCTGAAATGGGACGAGGCCTTCGTCCTCCAGGTAGCCCTCGCCCGCCGCCGCCACACCGACACCCTGCTCCCCGCCGTCGCCCGCAGACCGCGGCCCGACGGCCTGCTGGCCGCCTTCGACGACCGGCTCCCCTTCACGCTCACCGACGGCCAGCGGAAGGTCTCCGGCGAGATCTTCGCCGACCTCGCCACCGAACACCCCATGCACCGCCTGCTCCAGGGCGAGGTCGGCAGCGGAAAGACCCTGGTCGCCCTGCGCGCCATGCTCGCCGTCGTCGACGCCGGCGGGCAGGCGGCGATGCTCGCGCCCACCGAGGTGCTCGCCCAGCAGCACCACCGGTCGATCACCGAGATGATGGGGGAGCTGGCCGAGGGCGGCATGCTGGGCGGGGCGGAGAACGCCACGAAGGTGGTGCTGCTCACCGGCTCGATGGGCGTGGCGGCCCGCCGCCACGCCCTGCTCGACCTGGTCACCGGTGAGGCCGGCCTCGTGATCGGCACCCACGCGCTGATCGAGGACAAGGTGCAGTTCCACGACCTGGGCCTGGTCGTCGTCGACGAGCAGCACCGGTTCGGCGTCGAACAGCGCGACGCCCTGCGCGGCAAGGGCAAACAGCCCCCGCACCTGCTCGTCATGACCGCCACCCCCATTCCGCGCACGGTCGCGATGACCGTCTTCGGCGACCTGGAGACCTCCGTCCTCGACCAGCTCCCGGCCGGCCGCTCGCCCATCGCCAGCCATGTCGTCCCCGCCGCCGACAAACCCCACTTCCTGGCCCGCGCCTGGGAGCGGGTCCGCGAGGAGGCCGAGAACGGCCACCAGGCGTACGTGGTCTGCCCGCGCATCGGGGACGAGGAGGACGATCCGAAGAAGGCCGGTAAGGCGAAACCCGCGTCCTCCGCGGACGACGCCGAGAAACGCCCGCCGCTCGCCGTCCTCGACGTCGCCGCACACCTGGCCGGGGGGCCCCTGAGCGGCCTCCGCGTGGAGGTCCTGCACGGCAGGATGCAGCCGGACGACAAGGACGCCGTCATGCGCCGCTTCGCCGCCGGTGAGACCGATGTCCTGGTCGCCACCACCGTCATCGAGGTCGGTGTCAACGTCCCCAACGCCACCGCCATGGTGATCATGGACGCGGACCGCTTCGGCGTCTCCCAGCTCCATCAGCTGCGCGGCCGGGTCGGCCGCGGCTCGGCCCCCGGCCTGTGCCTGCTCGTCACCGAGATGCCCGGGGCGAGCCCGGCCCGGCAGCGGCTCGGCGCGGTCGCCGGCACCCTCGACGGCTTCGAACTCTCCCGCCTCGACCTCGAACAGCGCCGCGAGGGCGACGTCCTGGGCCAGGCCCAGTCCGGCACCCGCTCCAGCCTGCGCATGCTCGCCGTCATCGACGACGAGGAGATCATCGCCCAGGCCCGCGAGGAGGCCACCGCGGTCGTCGCCGCCGACCCCGAGCTGGAGCGCCTGCCGGGACTGCGCACCGCGCTGGCGGCTCTGCTGGACGACGAGAGGGAGCAGTACCTGGAGAAGGGCTGA